One Littorina saxatilis isolate snail1 linkage group LG1, US_GU_Lsax_2.0, whole genome shotgun sequence genomic window carries:
- the LOC138977680 gene encoding uncharacterized protein C9orf85 homolog, giving the protein MSSQKGNVNRTRPQKHKNSTVFKNTKYDTSQRTKNILSVSQDGLCARCKDKIEWKVKYKKYKPLTQPANCSRCHQKTVKKAYYTVCQPCASKLGICAKCAQKHDTVSEFAPDEKTQVAEQSEMEQEIKLLSERERRTLFRLQAKGKLTEGLTKKGTKGDGGDTAAQGVNAPECDDDSDSVEDSDDDDDEEKVDAHRLFE; this is encoded by the exons ATGAGTTCACAGAAGGGCAACGTGAACAGAACTAGGCCACAGAAGCATAAGAATTCAACAGTCTTCAAGAACACAAAGTATGACACCAGTCAGCGTACCAAAAACATCTTAAGTGTCTCACAAGATGGTCTTTGTGCTCGCTGCAAGGATAAGATTGAGTGGAAGgtcaaatataaaaaatataaaccTTTGACACAGCCAGCAAATTG CTCACGTTGTCACCAGAAGACAGTGAAGAAGGCATACTACACAGTGTGTCAGCCTTGTGCTTCAAAGCTGGGGATTTGTGCCAAGTGTGCACAGAAGCATGACACAGTCTCAGA ATTTGCTCCAGATGAGAAAACTCAGGTAGCAGAGCAGAGTGAGATGGAACAAGAGATCAAACTGctgtcagagagagaaagaa GGACACTGTTCCGGCTGCAAGCGAAGGGAAAATTAACAGAAGGACTGACAAAGAAAGGCACCAAGGGGGACGGTGGCGACACAGCAGCTCAGGGAGTTAATGCTCCCGAgtgtgatgatgatagtgacaGTGTCGAAgacagtgatgatgatgatgatgaagaaaaaGTTGATGCCCATAGGTTGTTTGAATAG
- the LOC138977793 gene encoding U11/U12 small nuclear ribonucleoprotein 35 kDa protein-like: MEPFSPYLDKVYDPLKAGSIDGTDEDPHDRAITRALATKYKPNKRVKGDPQLTLFVTRLSPNTDEETLYNSFRHFGKIQHYRLVRDIVTGFSKCYGFVEFDSEKALRNAYTEGKNMTIDDKEILVDYEHARTLKNWIPRRFGGGFGGKKESGQLRFGGRDRPFRKPLMAASLKKHEDSEDRFTRDDSKTPRNTERGWRDNRERDYGRSRREVGGGRHEDRRQRQRSRSPHGDHYRAKDNYSRR; encoded by the coding sequence ATGGAACCATTCTCACCTTACCTGGATAAAGTTTACGACCCTTTGAAGGCTGGCAGTATAGATGGCACTGATGAGGATCCACATGACAGAGCCATCACTCGAGCTTTGGCCACAAAGTACAAACCCAATAAACGGGTTAAAGGCGACCCCCAGCTGACCTTGTTCGTGACTCGTCTTTCACCAAATACAGATGAGGAGACCCTGTACAATTCATTCAGACATTTTGGAAAAATTCAGCACTACCGATTGGTCAGGGACATTGTGACAGGATTCTCAAAGTGTTACGGCTTTGTGGAATTTGACAGTGAAAAAGCTCTGCGGAATGCTTACACCGAAGGAAAAAATATGACCATTGATGACAAAGAAATTCTAGTTGATTATGAGCATGCAAGAACGCTGAAAAACTGGATTCCTCGCCGATTTGGTGGTGGGTTTGGTGGGAAGAAAGAGTCAGGTCAGCTTCGTTTTGGAGGACGAGACAGACCATTTCGCAAACCTCTCATGGCAGCTTCTCTAAAAAAGCATGAAGACTCTGAAGACAGGTTCACTCGGGACGACAGTAAAACGCCAAGAAATACTGAGAGAGGCTGGAGGGATAATCGAGAAAGAGACTATGGTAGGTCAAGACGAGAGGTTGGCGGTGGTAGACATGAAGACAGACGGCAGCGGCAGCGATCCAGGTCACCACATGGGGATCATTACAGAGCAAAGGATAATTATTCCAGAAGATGA
- the LOC138977696 gene encoding alpha/beta hydrolase domain-containing protein 17B-like translates to MNGLSLSELCCLFCCPPCPSRIAAKLAFLPPERTYDLISDETGSRYTIQLSDRAEWQYSQRELDNLEMFMTRTSRGNRIACMFCRCSPNARYTILFSHGNAVDLGQMSSFYIGLGSRINCNIFSFDYSGYGASSGKPSEKNLYSDIDAAWQALRTRYGISPQNIILYGQSIGTVPTIDLASRYEVGAVILHSPLMSGMRVAFPETKRTWFFDAFPSIDKVPKITSPVLVIHGTEDEVIDFSHGLTIYERCPRTVDPLWVEGAGHNDVELYGQYLDRLKQFINVELALN, encoded by the exons ATGAACGGTTTATCTCTGAGCGAGCTTTGTTGTCTCTTCTGCTGCCCTCCATGCCCCTCTCGCATCGCTGCCAAGCTTGCATTTTTGCCTCCAGAACGCACCTACGACCTCATCTCGGACGAGACGGGGTCAAGGTACACAATCCAGCTGTCCGACAGAGCAGAATGGCAGTATTCACAGCGAGAGCTGGACAATCTGGAGATGTTTATGACCCGAACAAGCCGGGGCAACAGGATTGCCTGCATGTTTTGTCGGTGCTCACCAAATGCTCGCTACACGATTTTGTTTAGCCATGGCAATGCTGTTGATCTAGGGCAGATGAGTAGTTTCTACATTGGACTAGGCTCACGCATCAATTGTAATATATTCAGCTTTGATTACTCAGGATATGGAGCCAGTTCAGGGAAGCCCTCTGAGAAGAATCTGTACTCTGACATTGATGCTGCCTGGCAGGCCCTTCGCACAAGATACGGCATCAGCCCACAGAATATCATTCTGTATGGACAGAGTATAGGAACTGTACCCACGATAGACTTGGCTTCACGGTACGAGGTCGGAGCTGTCATTCTTCACTCTCCGCTGATGTCGGGCATGCGGGTTGCCTTTCCCGAGACGAAGAGGACCTGGTTCTTTGACGCTTTTCCGAG CATTGACAAGGTGCCAAAAATCACATCTCCTGTGCTTGTGATTCACGGGACTGAAGATGAGGTGATCGACTTCTCTCACGGACTGACCATCTATGAGCGCTGCCCTCGGACTGTAGACCCCCTGTGGGTGGAGGGGGCCGGCCACAATGATGTAGAACTGTACGGCCAGTACCTGGACCGCTTGAAACAGTTCATCAACGTGGAGCTGGCCCTCAATTGA